CACCGTCGGCGATCCAGCGAGCGATCGTCTCGTAGTCTTGCGAACCGGCTTCCAAGCGGATGCCACCTTTGTGTGGCAATGCCCCGGTTGGCTTGGCGAGCACCAACGAACGCCCAGGATCCGAAATCTCAATCCGCCGTCCACGTGATTGACGTGCAATCGCGGCAAAATCAGCTTCGCTATCGTAACCTTTCAGCGACAGACGAAACCCGCCCTTGCCCGCCAGCGCACCATGACAAGCGCCCATGTTGCAACCGTTTTTGGTCAAAATATTTTGCACGTCATTGCGAAAGCTGATCGGTTTTGCGTCCTCGGCGTTCGCAATGCCGCAGCAAGCAGTGCCATTAACAAAAACGTACGAAACAGCAACAAACAGAATGGTGGTGATGCGATGCATGAACATGAAAAGGCTTCGTTATTAAATCAGGCGGGACTGCACGATCGAACAGCAGCTATGCGAATAGTTCTTTAATTTCTCGGACACCGAAATCCACTAACGGGAACGGCCGTCCACCGGGCCCCGGCATCTCAGCGTGCAAGTCCAAGCCCAGACTCTTGAAGATCGTCGCGATGATCTCGCCTGGACTCGTAGGCCGATCCACCGGCACCGCGCCGATCGGATCGCTAGCCCCGATCGCTCGGCCGCCCTGCACTCCGCCGCCCGCAAATGTGCAACTGAAACACTGAGGCCAGTGATCTCGGCCGCCTGCCGGATTAACCTTCGGCGTCCGACCAAACTCTGCCAGTCCGCAAACCATCGTATCGCCAAGCAACCCACGTTGATCCAGATCCTCGATCAGCGCCGAGTACCCTTGGTCGTACATCGGCGCAACGATGTTCTTCATGCCGTCAATGGTCGTGAACGGTTTGCTGCCGTGGATGTCCCAGGTGATTTCGCCAAAGACGGTCAAGAACGTGTTGATCGTCACGAAACGAACACCAGCCTCGACCAATCGCCGCGACAACAAACAGCACTGACCAAATCGGTTCATGCCATAGCGTTCACGCACCGCCGTCGACTCCTTCGTCAAATCGAATGCCTCGCGAGCCTGCGGACTGTTCATCAACCGATACGCGGCTTCGAAGTTCTTGTCCAGCATCTTGGCCGACTCGGTCGCTTCCAATTCGGCCATGCGACTTTCGATCGCCGCTCGCATCCGCCGGCGCCGATCAATGCGAACGTCGCCGAGCGTTTGCGGCGGCAACAGGTCGGGCACTTTGAAGTTGGGTTGGCTGGGGTCCGCCATCAACGCGAACGGATCA
The DNA window shown above is from Rubripirellula reticaptiva and carries:
- a CDS encoding DUF1501 domain-containing protein — translated: MLNLTSRGTSHTCNGTKRRDFLQIGTLGAIGLGLPEFLAAAERGIVDPSKDKRSCIMIFNLGAPSQLDTFDMKPEAPAEVRGPFKPISTRGDFQVSEILPGHAEVADKFSIVRSCYHTAAAVHDAGWQMLQTGRQFTGGVNYPHAGAVLQYMKGRRSDLPAHVVLPETMGRGGGNLPNGQSGGFLGKAYDPFALMADPSQPNFKVPDLLPPQTLGDVRIDRRRRMRAAIESRMAELEATESAKMLDKNFEAAYRLMNSPQAREAFDLTKESTAVRERYGMNRFGQCCLLSRRLVEAGVRFVTINTFLTVFGEITWDIHGSKPFTTIDGMKNIVAPMYDQGYSALIEDLDQRGLLGDTMVCGLAEFGRTPKVNPAGGRDHWPQCFSCTFAGGGVQGGRAIGASDPIGAVPVDRPTSPGEIIATIFKSLGLDLHAEMPGPGGRPFPLVDFGVREIKELFA